In Bradysia coprophila strain Holo2 unplaced genomic scaffold, BU_Bcop_v1 contig_24, whole genome shotgun sequence, one genomic interval encodes:
- the LOC119077637 gene encoding importin-13 — protein MEQPIDIRALEEAVLIFYRSNSTEQAAAHDWLTRVQCSHQAWSFVWELMKPNKSSEIQFFGASTLHAKLMKFWHEVPKENHEELKQKLLETIVAFGAGPKIVLNRLCIALSALIVNMLSDWPTAIPDVVNTFQNQQLPNVSENTQIWIMMEVLCGVPEEVTAIHTSVQRVALRSTVNSHAPFVFKTVEQYISQKCEAVLDDQVMATLLRAAKCATIWFKLNGFPLDSCQLLASSLLNLIHNCYWRGIQSDGCMSADENELAEACLEALSAMMTQPDSQRYSNTALILLNMFLSKLSPITQAEWKENNSNEDIAVNIYTLFISSIECHSRLLLAGLTRESSEHRDLYMRLIQEIINCTSKPGIYPVEESCSTLAMGFWYMLQDEILSKDHHSESQTACLEMIVELYKQLTKILVRKAQQPDESSIDKWSLDDLEAFRCYREDISDTLMYCNEVLHSELLEILSNLLEESLVAIQQNWTQLESCIFAFYSLAEHVDVSEKKHIPKLMRVIHELPYDKLNDKLLGTALETIGGYCEWFKANPEYLLSATELLVKGLNSSQASLATLGLKDLCRECQLEMKSYAEPLLQACQQSLASGRLKNPESVRLMYSVGKILSVLQYDKIIQYLNLMVSPCFEELQQLTQSEQLNESAKIRTTFRLNMIATLFQSLNINIDEPQRDSAQSEKLVQPVLFVMRNMMHIFTTIGKLWSKEPLVIESLCNALKFALNNLLNDFKPMLPDLCGLVVSIIYSKFVPPVEIAQKCIILFYKDAECQSIMKQCFIEVVSYNILVFEQTPDNAYSDIADLMESFCQFNSQLVNKVPLAYIDTNVDCSKLIDYALKAITLPETGPRGHGVAFITHFIMQSRTYNNIYTTVLQKGSDILRTVIMCIGAITPRTHVDTFASIFVALNKNFPSEYIVWMQVLEIPQYPTNLISDKEKEHFAKALIKERVNKRLVQTHIRVFAAQCRGIIEKV, from the exons ATGGAACAACCGATTGATATTCGAGCTTTGGAAGAAgctgttttaatattttatcgtTCTAATTCAACGGAACAGGCAGCGGCACACGATTGGCTGACAAGAGTACAATGTAGCCACCAAGCTTGGTCATTTGTCTGGGAGCTGATGAAACCAAACAAG TCATcagaaatacaatttttcggAGCCTCCACACTGCATGCCAAACTAATGAAATTCTGGCATGAAGTTCCCAAAGAGAACCATGaagaattgaaacaaaaattattggagACCATTGTCGCTTTTGGTGCTGGTCCGAAGATCGTTCTAAACAGGCTCTGCATAGCG CTGAGCGCCCTGATCGTCAATATGCTATCGGACTGGCCCACAGCTATACCAGACGTGGTGAACACATTCCAGAATCAACAGCTACCGAATGTCAGCGAAAATACACAAATTTGGATTATGATGGAAGTGCTATGTGGTGTACCTGAAGAAGTGACGGCCATACATACGTCAGTGCAGCGAGTGGCACTACGCAGTACAGTCAATTCACATGCTCCGTTTGTGTTCAAAACAGTGGAACAGTACATTAGTCAAAAGTGCGAAGCAGTTCTCGATGACCAAGTGATGGCCACACTGTTACGGGCAGCCAAGTGTGCTACGATATGGTTTAA ACTGAACGGTTTCCCATTAGACTCTTGCCAGCTGTTGGCTTCGTCTTTGCTCAATTTGATTCACAATTGCTATTGGCGTGGTATTCAGAGTGACGGATGTATGTCGGCGGATGAGAATGAATTAGCAGAGGCATGCTTAGAAGCACTATCG GCAATGATGACGCAACCGGATTCACAGCGATATTCGAACACAGCGCTCATACTGCTGAACATGTTTTTGTCGAAATTATCGCCGATAACGCAAGCCGAATGGAAGGAAAATAACTCGAACGAAGACATTGCCGTCAATATTTACACATTGTTTATCTCGTCGATTGAATGCCATTCACGTCTGCTGCTAGCTGGTTTAACGCGCGAAAGCTCCGAACATCGCGACTTGTATATGAGACTCATTCAAGAAATAATCAACTGCACCAGCAAACCGGGCATTTATCCAGTTGAAGAATCGTGCAGTACATTGGCTATGGGATTTTGGTATATGTTACAG GACGAAATATTATCGAAGGATCACCACAGTGAGAGTCAGACTGCTTGTTTGGAGATGATAGTTGAATTGTACAAGCAGCTGACGAAAATTTTGGTACGAAAAGCTCAGCAACCGGACGAATCATCCATTGATAAGTGGAGTTTGGACGATTTGGAGGCTTTTAGATGCTATAGGGAGGATATATCAGACACTTTG ATGTACTGCAATGAGGTTTTACATAGCGaattattagaaattttatcaaatttactGGAAGAGAGTCTGGTTGCAATACAGCAAAATTGGACGCAATTGGAGTCGTGCATTTTTGCATTCTATTCGTTGGCCGAACATGTGGACGTTTCGGAGAAGAAGCATATACCAAAGTTGATGAGAGTCATACATGAGTTACCATACGACAAACTGAATGATAAACTACTGGGTACAGCCCTGGAGACGATAG GCGGCTATTGCGAATGGTTCAAAGCCAATCCCGAATATCTACTGTCAGCAACGGAACTTCTAGTCAAAGGATTGAATTCATCACAAGCTTCCCTGGCAACGCTAGGCTTAAAGGATCTGTGTCGTGAATGTCAGTTGGAAATGAAATCATATGCCGAACCATTGCTGCAGGCGTGTCAACAATCATTAGCCAGTGGTCGGTTAAAGAATCCCGAATCGGTTCGATTGATGTATTCCGTTGGGAAGATACTGAGCGTTCTGCAATACGACAAAATCATCCAGTACTTGAATTTGATGGTGTCACCGTGTTTCGAGGAATTACAGCAATTGACTCAAAGTGAACAA TTAAATGAATCAGCCAAAATTAGGACTACTTTCCGGCTCAATATGATAGCGACATTATTTCAATcgttaaatataaatattgacGAGCCGCAACGTGATAGTGCACAATCGGAGAAATTGGTGCAACCGGTGCTATTTGTGATGCGAAATATGATGCACATTTTTACGACGATAGGAAAATTGTGGAGTAAGGAACCGCTTGTGATTGAA TCGCTGTGCAATGCTTTGAAGTTTGCATTGAACAATTTGTTAAACGACTTCAAGCCGATGTTACCGGATTTGTGCGGTCTTGTGGTGTCCAttatttattcgaaatttgtaCCCCCAGTGGAAATCGCCCAGAAATGTATAATTTTATTCTATAAAGATGCAGAGTGCCAAAGTATAAtgaaacaatgttttatcgagGTGGTCAGCTATAATATCCTCGTATTTGAG CAAACACCAGACAATGCATATTCCGACATTGCCGATTTGATGGAATCATTTTGCCAATTCAATTCGCAACTTGTCAACAAAGTTCCTTTAGCTTACATAGACACCAATGTCGATTGCAGTAAATTGATTGACTACG CGCTCAAAGCAATCACACTACCAGAAACTGGTCCGCGTGGTCACGGGGTCGCATTCATCACCCATTTCATAATGCAATCACGAACATATAACAACATTTACACAACTGTTCTGCAGAAGGGATCGGACATTTTGCGCACCGTTATCATGTGCATCGGTGCTATAACACCGCGAACGCATGTTGATACATTTGCGTCCATTTTTGTCGCATTGAACAAGAACTTCCCGTCGGAATACATTGTTTGGATGCAAGTGTTGGAAATACCACAGTATCCCACCAATTTGATTAGTGACAAGGAGAAGGAACATTTTGCCAAAGCTCTTATTAA gGAACGTGTTAATAAACGATTGGTGCAGACGCATATTCGGGTATTTGCAGCACAATGCCGGGGAATAATTGAAAAGGTTTAA